The following proteins are co-located in the Candidatus Nitrosotenuis cloacae genome:
- a CDS encoding sulfatase, whose protein sequence is MNVIFITMDGARLDRIVNGVNYKKLIEKSAFFSKVIAYAPYTIAAMHAIFSGTYGNKTGVDSYWSNVHFKKDKYKTLTKYLQDAHYVTYGDVINKLVLPPSGFDQLIVHDELHDNLTIRHISLIDRMNLLRKEGKKFFLYLHYSNIHTGIMQEVLQKYNNFSTEYFSNRKKNEEYYDKLFLAADDYLGQIITHCEKIGIIDDTLIVVISDHGISVGEKIGERAYGVFCYDYTINSTALFYHKSLLPKLVNEQVRSIDVLPTILEILTIPIDPDYTVFQGESLIPFLYGKGKSRIAFSQSGNPLDTNRPPEKPNVWAIRTPQWKFIKNIHNKSEELYYLVDDPSEEKNVLSKFPEKAQEMRLELDRILADA, encoded by the coding sequence ATGAATGTAATTTTTATTACGATGGACGGAGCGCGCCTTGATCGTATAGTAAATGGTGTTAATTATAAAAAACTAATAGAAAAGAGTGCTTTTTTTTCTAAAGTGATTGCATATGCTCCTTATACAATAGCTGCGATGCATGCTATCTTTAGTGGTACTTACGGAAATAAAACTGGTGTTGATAGCTATTGGTCAAATGTACACTTTAAAAAAGACAAATACAAAACATTGACAAAATATCTCCAAGACGCGCACTATGTAACATATGGTGATGTAATAAACAAACTAGTTTTACCACCGTCAGGATTTGATCAACTGATAGTTCATGATGAGCTACATGATAACCTTACCATTCGCCATATTTCATTAATTGACAGAATGAATTTGCTTCGTAAAGAAGGTAAAAAATTCTTCTTGTATTTGCATTACAGTAACATTCATACCGGAATAATGCAAGAAGTACTTCAAAAATATAATAATTTTAGTACTGAATACTTTTCCAATCGTAAAAAGAATGAAGAATATTATGATAAACTATTTTTAGCTGCTGATGATTATCTAGGACAAATCATCACTCACTGTGAAAAAATAGGAATTATTGACGATACCCTAATAGTTGTTATATCTGATCATGGAATTAGCGTTGGTGAAAAAATTGGAGAAAGAGCTTATGGAGTTTTCTGTTATGATTACACAATTAATTCAACTGCACTTTTTTACCACAAGAGCTTACTACCTAAGTTGGTCAACGAACAAGTTAGATCTATAGATGTATTACCAACCATTCTGGAGATACTCACTATTCCAATAGATCCTGACTATACCGTTTTTCAAGGTGAAAGCCTAATTCCGTTCTTGTATGGTAAAGGAAAATCAAGGATAGCGTTTTCACAATCTGGTAATCCACTTGACACCAATCGGCCTCCAGAAAAACCCAATGTCTGGGCAATACGTACACCACAATGGAAATTCATAAAAAATATTCACAATAAAAGTGAAGAATTAT
- a CDS encoding CopG family transcriptional regulator, which yields MNNRSPITINSKFFEEISKKIQNTEQGFSSVEDYVDYVLEEILFGKDAQDNEHQKQMIESELKKLGYL from the coding sequence GTGAATAATAGATCCCCCATTACGATTAATTCTAAATTTTTTGAAGAGATATCGAAGAAAATACAAAACACCGAACAGGGATTTTCTTCTGTTGAAGATTATGTGGATTATGTTCTGGAAGAAATTCTATTCGGTAAAGATGCTCAAGATAACGAACATCAAAAACAAATGATTGAAAGTGAGCTGAAAAAACTAGGTTATCTTTAA
- a CDS encoding sulfatase has product MKPNILFLTIDSLRADKFYGPTKTSKTPNIDSLIQRGTYFEQAVSSVDATDPSFGCILTGQYPFQTGIDFYKNHAKATLFFSILKEHGYNLYGMIPKKSFFETITKDFDLIDTYSIDPYALLYEGTGDRIIEKLSSKTFISPWLYFLHIMDLHPTAGKFVYPEQFADDIYGHSKYEKAISAIDVWIGKILKNINFNETLVIVTSDHGDYIPITDKRITDISNLQNTFKTIKKIFPIAEPIGLKFFILLQILIGKYREIKFKKILTPEEMRGFNKRADWYLFDDAVHIPLLLAGYGIDKGLKISQQVRHVDLLPTVLELIGADKINVDGVSLVPIINRQFQEELPAYLESATIKKESSGYVIGIRTSKYKYFRSRSDEKQHVHLYNLQDDPSEKNNIAQNEPMTVRSMERTIKDIRSQFTKTQLKKIIDKNRAKLSLQE; this is encoded by the coding sequence TCTATTTCTAACCATTGATTCATTACGTGCAGACAAATTTTATGGGCCTACAAAAACATCAAAAACACCTAATATTGATAGCTTAATACAACGTGGAACATACTTTGAACAGGCAGTTAGCTCTGTTGACGCAACAGATCCAAGCTTTGGATGTATTTTAACAGGACAATATCCATTTCAAACTGGCATTGATTTTTACAAAAATCATGCAAAAGCAACACTTTTTTTTTCAATTCTAAAAGAACATGGCTACAATTTGTATGGAATGATACCTAAGAAGTCTTTTTTTGAAACTATAACTAAAGATTTTGATTTAATTGATACGTACTCTATTGATCCATACGCATTGTTGTATGAAGGAACTGGAGATAGAATAATAGAGAAACTATCGTCAAAAACTTTCATCTCTCCTTGGCTCTATTTTTTGCATATAATGGATCTGCATCCAACAGCAGGTAAGTTTGTTTATCCTGAACAGTTCGCAGATGACATCTATGGTCATAGTAAGTATGAAAAAGCAATATCTGCAATAGATGTCTGGATTGGTAAAATATTAAAAAACATAAATTTTAATGAAACTCTTGTCATTGTAACATCAGATCATGGGGATTATATTCCTATCACCGATAAAAGAATAACTGATATCAGTAATTTACAAAATACTTTTAAAACAATAAAAAAAATTTTTCCAATTGCTGAGCCTATTGGATTAAAGTTTTTTATTTTACTACAAATTTTGATTGGGAAGTATAGAGAAATAAAATTCAAGAAAATTCTAACACCTGAAGAAATGAGAGGATTTAACAAGCGTGCAGATTGGTATCTATTTGATGATGCTGTACACATACCATTACTTTTGGCTGGATATGGTATTGATAAAGGACTAAAAATCTCGCAACAAGTGCGTCATGTTGATCTTCTGCCTACTGTTTTAGAGCTTATTGGTGCAGATAAAATTAATGTTGATGGAGTTAGTCTGGTTCCAATAATCAATAGGCAATTTCAAGAAGAACTCCCGGCCTACCTTGAAAGTGCTACGATTAAAAAAGAATCATCTGGATATGTTATTGGTATAAGAACCTCCAAATACAAATATTTCAGATCTAGATCTGACGAAAAACAACATGTTCACTTATACAATCTGCAAGATGATCCATCTGAAAAAAACAATATTGCACAAAACGAACCCATGACAGTAAGATCTATGGAACGAACCATTAAGGATATTCGAAGCCAGTTTACAAAAACACAATTAAAAAAAATTATAGATAAAAATCGTGCAAAGTTATCTTTACAAGAATAA